The Tautonia plasticadhaerens nucleotide sequence CCAGGAACCGGTAATCCGCGGGCCGGTCGCCGTCGTAGAGCATCTCGATGACGCAATAGCCCTCGTCGATCGACGTGAAGAGCGTCCGGTACTGCTCCTCGCTCCGGCTTAACGCCCGCTCGGCCCGCCGCTGCTCGCTCGCGTCGTGGAAGACGAGGACGACCCCCGTGATTCGGCCGTCGTTGCCGAGGATGGGGGCGGCGCTGTCCTCGATGACGTGCTCGGACCCATCCTTCGCCACGAGCACAGTGTGATTGGCCAGCCCCTGAATCCTGCCGGTCGCAAAGACCGCGTCGACCGGGCTGGGCACGGGGGCTCGGGTCGCCTCGTTGAGGATGACGAAGACCGCGTCGAGCGGCCTGCCGGACACCTGGGAAATACTCCAGCCGGTCAAGTGCTCGGCGACGGCGTTCATGAACACGACCCGGCCCGCGAAGTCGGTGGCGATGACCGCGTCGCCGATGCTGTTGAGGGTCGTGGAGAACCACTCGCCGGATGCCCTCAAGCTCGCCTCCACGAGCTTCTGCTCCGAGCCTTCCCTCCGCAGGCGGACGACCTCCGTGACGTCCTCGACGTGGTGGAGGATGTGGGCGACCTCGCCCCCGGGCGACAGGACCGGCGTGTTGAGCGGGCTCCAGTGCCGCTCCTCGAAGCCGCCGCCGGGCACGGGGATGTCGTATTTCTGGATGGGCATGCGGTCCGGCGCCCGGGTCAAGAGGACCCGCTCGAGCGAGGCCCGGAGGTTCCGCACGCCGGTGGCGCCCGGGTCGTCGGGATTGTCGGGGAAGGCCTCGAAGAGCCCCAGGCCGACGAGGCCGTCCCGCGTGGTGAGTGTGGCCCGGAGGTAGGAGTCGCTCACGGCGACGATGGTGAAGTGCTCGTCGGGCCGGAGCACGAGGAACGGGGTCGGCACGGCCTCGAAGAGGGCGCGGAAGTCGGGAGACGAGCCGGGATTGGTGACCATGGCGAGGACGCTTGCACTATTTGTACCCGATGCAAATTCCCGGCGTCATGGCCGTCGGACTCGACCGCGAACGAGCACCGACTCGCACGAGGCAGTATCGGTGAGACGCCCCCCCGATGATGGGATCCTGCTACGAGGGCGGCCGTGGTGACGACCGCGGCGATCCTAAGCCTGGATTCCAGATTGCGCACATACTAGTGTCTCTCGCTCAGCGAGCCTTGGGGATCGCGCCGCTCTTTGGATTCGACCCGGGTAGACAGCACGAAACCCGAAGGGGGTTTTGTCGGTTTTCACGTGCTCAAACCCGGGAGGGATCCCTGAGCGCAGCCCTCGGCAGCAACGGGGAAGTCAGGGCCGGGTCCACGCTCGACGTGCCCTGGACGCTGATCCGCCCCTTCGCCGACCAGCCTCGGCACTATTTCGACGAAGTGGCGCTCCTTGAGCTCGCGCGGAGCATCCGCCAGGTCGGGCAGCTCCAGCCCGCGCTCGTCTGCCCGATCACAGACCCGTCCCACCAGTTCGAGTTGATCGACGGGCAGAGGCGCTGGCACGCCGTCCAGATCGCGGAGATCGATACCCTGAGGGTCGAGGTCCGCGAGGTGTCCGGCCCCGAGGAGCAGTTCCTGCTCTCGTTCGTGGCCAACTGCGGCCGCGCCAACAACACGCCGATGGAGTACGCACACGGCTGCGGCCGGCTGAGGGAGAACGGGGCGACGCTCCAGGAGATCGCCGACACGATCGGCCGCTCGGTCGCCTTCGTGCAGCAGCATCTCGTCTTCCTCGACCTCCACCCCGACCTGCAGGCCAGGCTCGAGCCCAAGGTCGGCAAGGCCGAACAGATGACCAAGCAGATGGCGCTCCTCCTCGCCCAGTTCTCCCACGAGGAGCAGATCACGCTCTTCAAACGTGCGCGGGGGCAGACGGCGGCCAAGGCCAAGCTGACCATCGTCCAGGCCATGCAGGCGCAGACGCGCAGGACCAGGCAAACTCACGACGAGCCGGGGCCCTCCTCGACCGGGCGGAAGCCCACCGCGCAGGGCATGGCGGGGCTCGGCCGGTCCAGCAGGCCTTCCGAGATCCTCGGCGTCATCCGGACGGCGGTGGGAGGCCTCCTGACGTCGATCGAGCTCTGGCAGGCCCGGGGCGATCTCGATCGCCTGGGGGAAGCTGCCAGAGATGCGCCCTCTACGGCCACCGAGCTCTTGAAGGAGACGAGGGCGCTGCAGAAGAAGCTCGATGCAATCGTGGCGGAAGCAGAACGCGCCTTTCGTTGAGCCTTGAACGGGAGCAGCGGCACGCGACGAGCCAGGAAGTGCCTCGCCGACGTGCCGCCGCTTCCCTTTTCCACCGGAATGTTCTGGTTCGAGCGGCGATGGCGGACCGGCACGGGACGCCCATCACCGCTGACGGGTTTCGTTCGAGTTTCGTGCTGTGTGCCCATCATCGGGCCGTCGTCATGCTCGGTTGGAGGCCGTGAAGAACGCGAGTAGGCCGCCGTGGCTCGGGGCTGACAGAAGCATGTTGAGGTGCCTGCCAAGACTTCCGGCGCGTGTCCTCCCCAGATCGGTTATTCCATCGACTCGGCGTCATCCGCGGTCCTGCTTCCAGGCCGCCTTCTGTTTCGCGTAAGCCGGTTTTGCCTCAGCCCTCCGCCACGCCTCGTAGAAGATGCGGGCACACTCGGCCTTCACCGGGTCGCCCGTCCCCTGCTCGAGCTGATGCTTGTCCCCGGGGTCGTACTTCCGCCCGCCCTTGTAGTTGGCGTAGCGCCTGGCGCGGGTGAACCCCATCTGGAGGAACTTCCTGGCCATGTCGGCGCCGACGAAGTCGCCCTGCCCGAGATACGCGAGGAACATCTCGTAGATGGCCTCGCTGCTGGCGCGGGCGATCTCGGGCGTCTTGAACCGCCAGTGGGGCACGAGCTCGCCCTTGTACGGCTCGCAGATCAGGACGCCCTGCTCGCCCTTGCCGACCCGGTAGGCCTCGGGATGGGCCCGGTAGTCCACGTCGGGCCGCCAGTGGTATTTGGACTTGTCGAAGTTCAGGTAGCTCGGCTTGTCCATGCTGCCTCCCGCCGGACGTTGCGATACGCCATCACCCCGCGTTCGATCAGGCTGCGGATTCCGCGCCGTACTTCCTGAGCAACGCCCTCAGGAAGGCGTTCTTGAGCTCGAGCGGATACGCCCGCGCCGTCGGAGTCCCCCACCGGCCGCGTTTGGGGATCATGTGCGGGTCGAGCTCGTCCATCGCCTCGTGAACGAGGAGCACGAGCGCGTGGAACAACTCATTGGCCTTCGTGTCCCGCTGGCCGCTCCCGCTCCGGATCACCTCGAGCAGCTCGTCGGACATGCGGAGGGTCTCCGGCGTCATGCTGATCTCGCGCCGCGGGGCCTTGGGCTTGGGCAGCCGGTCCTCATTCATCGCGGATGAGCGTTCCGGTATTCCGGAGGACAGCGGGACGGGCGTGGGAGATGGCGCGACCTGCGGGATCACCCGCTCCTCCCGCAATCTGATCGGCGGCGTCTCGGCAACGGGCGGCGCCGCGGCGGCTTGATAGGACGATGCAGGCGTCACCGGCCGGGCGACCGCCGGCGTGGCCGGCTCGGCGGCCCGGGTGGGCGGGACGACCACGGCTTGCGGAGCGTTCGCCACCGGGATCGTCTCGCTCGCGACGACCGCTGCCCTCCCCTCTTCCCGTTCGGGGGCCGGCGCCTTGGGCCGCCGCTGCGGCATCGGGCTCGGCTCGTCGAGGTAGTCGCCGAGGTCGCTCACGGGCGTCACGTCGAGGGTGAAGCTGTCGGGGATGCCGGGCTTGAACTTAGCCATTGACCACCTCCTGAGCAGCCTGGTCCTCGCCGATCACGGATTCGACGGTCTTGACGTCGGGGAGCGGATTGAGGGTCGCGCCGAACGCACCCTTGGCGCCTCGGTTGACCATCTCCTTGACGAGCCCGGCGTACTGGGCGGCCTGTTCCTTGCCCTCCGGGTGCTCGAAGATGGTGATGCGGCTCATCGTGGCCTCACGATACCGCACACTCCGGGCGATCGTGGTCGCGAAGACCAGCGCCGGCGTGAAGCGTTGCTTCAGGAGGTCGTGCACCTGGCGGTCGAGCGAGGTCGTCCGGTCGTAGTTGCCGAGCAGCACCCCAGCAAGATTGAGCTTCGGGTTGTACTGCTTCCTGACCTTGTCGATCGTACGCGTGAGCACCTCGAGTCCCTTCAAATCGTAGCCGCTCGGGAACGCGGGCACGATGTACCAGTCGGCGGCGATGAGGGCCGAGGTCATCAGGAAGTCGAGGTTCGGGGGCGTGTCGATCAGCACCACGTCGTAGTGGCCGCGCAAGCTGTCGATCGAGCGTTTGAGTCGCATGCGGTGCTCGCGGCGAAGATCCTCGCCGTCCAGGTCGCTCGAGTTCTCGTCGGTCAGGAGCGTCAGGACCTCGTTCTCGAGGCGTGCCGAGACCGAGGAGAGCGCCCGGTGCCCCGGGACCACCGAGATCATCCCGTCGAAGCGTCCCTCGGGCGCGACGGCGATGCGCGAGCACGGCACCTTCGAGAGGTACGCGTCGGCCAGCGTGTACTTCCCCTGTCTGAGCGTCTCGTCGGGGTCGATCCCCAAATTGTCGGTCGAGTTGCACTGCGGGTCGGTGTCGATCACGCATGCCGAGTAGCCGAGCGAGGCAAAGGCGGCGGCCGTCGAGATGGTGCTCGAGGTCTTGCCGCACCCTCCCTTCTGATTCGCGAAGACGATGACCTGGGTTTCCCGGAATCTCATAAGCAAAAACGCGTTTTCAAAAAAATAATCGTTGCTGGCCCGCAGTATTCCGGAGCACCGGAATTCCGGGCAAGACGGAAAATGAGCCGGCAGGCGAGTTTTCCGGTATTCCGGAACTCCGGGAGACGGCCGCCGGGAGTCATGTATCGGATGGAGTCGCCGAGTGTTCCGGAGCTCCGGCATTCCGGGATAGCCGCACGAGACCGAGCGCGGATCTGCGGGCTGCGTCTCCTCCGGACTACCGGAGCTCCGGAGCACGGGCCGTTTGCCGAAGCTCGACCCCGGCCCGTGGCTCCCAAGCCCCGACTACCTGGGACGCCTCCCCGTGTCGGGGCCGATCTCCGGCAGCGACTCCTCCGGTATTCCGGAGGAGTCCCGGGCGATTGGTGTCGTGCGCGCCCCGATGTACCGGGATTTCGGGCATACCCGAGCGGCCGCTGGAACGTCGCGATGCCCGGGGACGACGTGAGCCCGACCCCCACGCCCTAATACTACTCCGTTAGTTGCTCGGGAGGTGGGTCGAC carries:
- a CDS encoding DUF4385 domain-containing protein → MDKPSYLNFDKSKYHWRPDVDYRAHPEAYRVGKGEQGVLICEPYKGELVPHWRFKTPEIARASSEAIYEMFLAYLGQGDFVGADMARKFLQMGFTRARRYANYKGGRKYDPGDKHQLEQGTGDPVKAECARIFYEAWRRAEAKPAYAKQKAAWKQDRG
- a CDS encoding ParA family protein; protein product: MRFRETQVIVFANQKGGCGKTSSTISTAAAFASLGYSACVIDTDPQCNSTDNLGIDPDETLRQGKYTLADAYLSKVPCSRIAVAPEGRFDGMISVVPGHRALSSVSARLENEVLTLLTDENSSDLDGEDLRREHRMRLKRSIDSLRGHYDVVLIDTPPNLDFLMTSALIAADWYIVPAFPSGYDLKGLEVLTRTIDKVRKQYNPKLNLAGVLLGNYDRTTSLDRQVHDLLKQRFTPALVFATTIARSVRYREATMSRITIFEHPEGKEQAAQYAGLVKEMVNRGAKGAFGATLNPLPDVKTVESVIGEDQAAQEVVNG
- a CDS encoding ParB/RepB/Spo0J family partition protein, which produces MPWTLIRPFADQPRHYFDEVALLELARSIRQVGQLQPALVCPITDPSHQFELIDGQRRWHAVQIAEIDTLRVEVREVSGPEEQFLLSFVANCGRANNTPMEYAHGCGRLRENGATLQEIADTIGRSVAFVQQHLVFLDLHPDLQARLEPKVGKAEQMTKQMALLLAQFSHEEQITLFKRARGQTAAKAKLTIVQAMQAQTRRTRQTHDEPGPSSTGRKPTAQGMAGLGRSSRPSEILGVIRTAVGGLLTSIELWQARGDLDRLGEAARDAPSTATELLKETRALQKKLDAIVAEAERAFR